A section of the bacterium genome encodes:
- a CDS encoding peptide ABC transporter substrate-binding protein translates to MPGHDAGRLARTLRTDRLSRREAIVRLAALGVSGSALAAGLATASRPAWGAAPGKRGGSGALKLLYWQAPTILNPHLSHGTKDFEAARLCCEPLLTVDAAGNFTPVLAAGVPSRANGQVAPDGTSVTYKLKRGVAWADGRPFTADDVVFTYQFVLNKESGATTYGSYTNVAKVEPLDPYTVKVTFKAPTPAWYLPFVGTNGQIVPRHALDAYVGANARNAPFNTKSFGTGPYKVDVFRPGDLVVYSINETYREPDKPAFDQIQLKGGGDATSAARAVLETGEYDYAWNLQVEWPVLQHLAQGGRGAVITGDGGGVEMILCNMTDPNKEIDGQRSSLKAPHPFLTDPKVRQALALAIDRQTIAKELYGLEGDATANVLTTPTSLASKNTKIVYDVAKANQVLDEAGYRRGPDGVRAKGSVKLQMTFVTTVNTLRQKEQEIVKAGWSQLGIVTTLKSVDAGVYFSTNPGNNDTDAHFYTDVEMLTSTYGSPFPSGYMTRYYSGDPAKDLPQKENNWSGFNYPRWQNDEFNKLYDQAQRELDPKKNAELWIRMNDLVASQAVSIPLVDRKLVSAHASSLDVGRNVSPFDNETRNIADWRRRG, encoded by the coding sequence ATGCCAGGACACGATGCCGGACGTCTCGCTCGCACGCTTCGAACCGACCGACTCAGCCGTCGCGAGGCGATCGTCCGACTGGCCGCGCTCGGAGTGTCCGGCAGCGCCCTCGCTGCGGGCCTCGCCACCGCGTCCCGGCCGGCGTGGGGCGCCGCGCCCGGGAAACGAGGTGGCAGCGGCGCCCTCAAGCTGCTGTACTGGCAGGCGCCGACGATCCTCAACCCCCACCTGTCCCACGGCACGAAGGACTTCGAAGCGGCGCGCCTCTGCTGCGAGCCGCTTCTCACCGTGGACGCGGCGGGCAACTTCACCCCGGTGCTCGCGGCGGGGGTGCCGTCCCGCGCCAACGGGCAGGTCGCCCCAGACGGGACGTCGGTGACCTACAAGCTGAAACGCGGGGTCGCCTGGGCGGACGGCCGGCCGTTCACGGCGGACGACGTCGTGTTCACCTACCAGTTCGTCCTGAACAAGGAGAGCGGCGCGACCACGTACGGCAGCTACACGAACGTCGCGAAAGTGGAGCCGCTCGATCCGTACACCGTGAAGGTCACGTTCAAGGCACCGACGCCCGCTTGGTATCTCCCGTTCGTCGGCACCAACGGTCAGATCGTCCCGCGCCACGCGCTCGACGCGTACGTCGGCGCCAACGCGCGGAACGCGCCGTTCAACACCAAGTCGTTCGGCACCGGCCCGTACAAGGTCGACGTGTTCAGACCAGGGGATCTCGTCGTGTACTCGATCAACGAGACCTATCGCGAACCCGACAAGCCGGCGTTCGACCAGATCCAGCTCAAGGGCGGCGGGGACGCCACGTCGGCCGCACGGGCGGTGCTGGAAACCGGCGAGTACGACTACGCGTGGAACCTCCAGGTCGAGTGGCCGGTGCTGCAGCACCTCGCCCAGGGGGGCCGGGGCGCCGTCATCACCGGCGACGGCGGCGGCGTGGAGATGATCTTGTGCAACATGACCGACCCGAACAAGGAGATCGACGGGCAGCGTTCTTCCCTCAAAGCGCCGCACCCGTTCCTGACCGACCCGAAGGTCCGCCAAGCCCTGGCGCTGGCGATCGACCGGCAGACGATCGCCAAGGAACTGTACGGGCTGGAAGGCGACGCCACGGCGAATGTGCTGACCACGCCTACAAGCCTGGCCTCGAAGAACACCAAGATTGTCTACGACGTCGCGAAGGCGAACCAGGTCCTCGACGAGGCCGGCTACCGGCGGGGGCCGGACGGCGTCCGGGCGAAGGGGAGCGTCAAGCTCCAGATGACGTTCGTCACGACCGTGAACACGCTGCGGCAGAAGGAACAGGAGATCGTCAAGGCCGGCTGGTCGCAGCTCGGGATTGTGACCACGCTCAAGTCCGTGGACGCGGGCGTGTACTTCAGCACGAACCCCGGCAACAACGATACCGACGCCCACTTCTACACCGACGTCGAGATGCTCACCTCAACGTACGGCTCGCCGTTCCCGAGCGGCTACATGACCCGCTACTACAGCGGGGACCCGGCGAAGGACCTGCCGCAGAAGGAGAACAACTGGTCCGGCTTCAACTACCCGCGCTGGCAGAACGACGAGTTCAACAAGCTCTACGACCAGGCGCAGCGCGAGCTCGATCCGAAGAAGAACGCGGAACTGTGGATCAGGATGAACGACCTGGTCGCGTCCCAGGCGGTGTCGATCCCGCTCGTCGACCGCAAGCTGGTGTCGGCGCACGCCTCGAGCCTCGACGTGGGACGAAACGTGAGCCCGTTCGACAACGAGACGCGCAACATCGCGGACTGGCGGCGCCGCGGATAG
- a CDS encoding heme o synthase → MLSPAVRRYQGLAVATAVAAYLLVLLGGLVRITGSGMACPDWPLCHGRLVPPLEGPILIEYAHRLVAASVSVLVLATAIAAFAARRAVPRAGQTAVVILALVAVQVVLGGATVKMNLTPQLVTMHLGVAMLFLAGLLVQAVISLRGSAEPLPVSASFRGLAWLTLAATYIMILIGGVLGSSGAALACPSLPACRGSVFFPPDWQAHVHMLHRAWGVIVTILVLATAAAAARTGVRGLAAVANLAVVLVLAQFAAGVLNVATRLSPTVQGVHLALAAALFGVLVVLTTLAGPQPKPARAGVRAGSKTLRTIAGSSVDDPAEAIAWTSIPDRPSAVRTLSAVARDYLMLMKPRIILLLLVTTVTTMIVAAPHHLSLSIFLLTVLGGTLAAGSANAFNMYLDRDIDAVMQRTCLRPVPSGRLRPAQAVGFGIATGLLSIVVLAWGVNVLSAALSTAGLVFYVAVYTRWLKRTTPQNIVIGGAAGAVPPLVGWAAASGHLAAPAVALFAIVFLWTPPHFWALALAKTDDYRAAGVPMLPVVRGEQETRRQIFLYSLALSASTLVLYAPLHALGPLYLALAVVLDAVFVLLAWTVLTKRSPRAEMNLFGYSLLYLALLFAAMVVDRILG, encoded by the coding sequence ATGCTCTCGCCCGCGGTACGCCGATATCAGGGACTCGCCGTCGCGACCGCCGTCGCGGCGTACCTGCTGGTTCTCCTCGGAGGGCTGGTCCGCATCACGGGGTCGGGCATGGCGTGCCCCGACTGGCCTCTGTGTCACGGCCGGTTGGTGCCCCCGCTCGAAGGCCCGATCTTGATCGAGTACGCGCACCGCCTGGTCGCGGCCTCAGTCAGCGTGCTCGTCCTCGCCACCGCGATCGCCGCGTTCGCGGCGCGACGTGCAGTCCCGAGAGCCGGCCAGACGGCGGTCGTCATTCTCGCCCTGGTGGCGGTGCAGGTCGTGTTGGGCGGCGCGACCGTTAAGATGAATCTCACGCCCCAACTGGTCACGATGCACCTCGGCGTGGCGATGCTGTTCCTGGCCGGCCTGCTGGTCCAGGCAGTGATCTCGCTGCGAGGCTCCGCGGAGCCGCTGCCCGTGTCGGCCTCGTTCCGCGGGCTCGCGTGGCTGACGCTGGCGGCGACCTACATCATGATCCTGATCGGGGGGGTCCTCGGATCGAGCGGCGCGGCGCTTGCGTGCCCGTCCCTGCCGGCCTGCCGTGGATCCGTGTTTTTCCCGCCGGACTGGCAGGCGCACGTCCACATGCTACATCGCGCCTGGGGCGTGATCGTGACCATCCTCGTCCTCGCCACCGCGGCCGCGGCGGCGCGGACAGGCGTCCGCGGTCTGGCCGCGGTGGCCAACCTCGCGGTCGTCCTGGTGCTCGCCCAGTTCGCCGCCGGCGTCCTCAACGTCGCCACCCGACTGTCGCCGACGGTGCAGGGCGTGCATCTCGCGCTCGCGGCCGCGCTGTTCGGCGTGTTGGTGGTGCTGACCACGCTCGCCGGCCCGCAACCGAAACCGGCGCGCGCGGGTGTGCGGGCCGGATCGAAGACGTTGCGCACGATCGCGGGGAGTTCCGTCGACGACCCCGCCGAGGCCATTGCCTGGACGTCGATCCCCGATCGCCCGTCGGCGGTCCGCACCCTCTCGGCGGTGGCCCGAGACTACCTCATGCTGATGAAGCCGCGGATCATCCTGCTGCTCCTCGTCACCACCGTGACGACGATGATCGTCGCCGCACCACATCACCTGTCGCTGTCCATCTTCCTGCTCACCGTGCTCGGGGGAACGCTCGCCGCGGGCTCCGCGAACGCGTTCAACATGTACCTCGACCGCGACATCGACGCGGTGATGCAACGAACGTGCCTGCGCCCGGTTCCGTCGGGCCGGCTGCGTCCCGCGCAGGCGGTGGGATTCGGGATCGCCACCGGCCTGCTCTCGATCGTCGTCCTGGCGTGGGGCGTGAACGTGTTGAGCGCCGCGCTGTCGACGGCCGGCCTCGTCTTCTACGTGGCCGTGTACACGCGATGGTTAAAGCGAACGACCCCGCAGAACATCGTCATCGGCGGAGCCGCGGGCGCGGTGCCGCCACTCGTCGGTTGGGCCGCAGCCAGCGGACACCTCGCGGCGCCGGCCGTGGCCTTGTTCGCGATCGTGTTCCTGTGGACGCCACCGCACTTTTGGGCGTTGGCGCTCGCCAAGACCGACGACTACCGCGCCGCCGGCGTGCCGATGCTGCCGGTCGTCCGGGGCGAACAGGAGACGCGTCGGCAGATCTTCCTCTACTCCCTCGCGCTCTCGGCCTCGACGCTCGTGCTCTATGCGCCCCTGCATGCTCTGGGACCGCTGTATCTCGCGCTTGCCGTCGTCCTCGACGCCGTGTTTGTGCTGCTGGCGTGGACGGTGCTCACGAAGCGCAGCCCGCGCGCGGAGATGAACCTGTTCGGGTACTCGCTCCTCTACCTGGCCCTCCTATTTGCGGCCATGGTCGTCGACCGCATCCTGGGATAG
- a CDS encoding methylated-DNA--[protein]-cysteine S-methyltransferase: protein MAQELWTTTIETPVGPLVAIATSRGLCVLEFQRDERLSLQSAYLRRWYPSITRSEGANAHLDGARTWLTRYFASRFDALDEPPLDVRGTVFELAVWRAMRHVAIGSVSTYAALAERVGSPRGARAVGAASGRNPVCIIVPCHRIVGSDGSLVGYGGGLGTKRRLLEHEGAIPSLLPGTRGFSPAAV, encoded by the coding sequence GTGGCGCAAGAGTTGTGGACGACGACGATCGAGACGCCGGTCGGGCCGTTAGTCGCGATCGCGACGTCGCGCGGACTGTGCGTGCTGGAGTTTCAGCGCGACGAGCGGCTCTCCTTGCAGTCGGCGTACCTGCGGCGTTGGTATCCGAGCATAACCCGAAGCGAGGGCGCCAACGCGCATCTCGACGGCGCGCGCACCTGGCTCACGCGCTACTTCGCGAGTCGGTTCGACGCCCTCGACGAGCCGCCGCTCGATGTGCGCGGGACGGTGTTCGAGTTGGCCGTGTGGCGGGCGATGCGGCACGTCGCGATCGGGTCCGTGAGTACGTACGCCGCGCTCGCGGAGCGGGTGGGCAGCCCCCGAGGCGCCAGAGCGGTCGGCGCGGCATCCGGGCGCAATCCCGTGTGCATCATCGTGCCGTGTCACCGGATCGTGGGATCGGACGGGTCGCTCGTGGGATACGGCGGCGGGCTCGGGACGAAGCGGCGGCTGCTGGAGCACGAAGGGGCGATCCCATCGCTCCTGCCCGGGACGCGCGGGTTCTCGCCGGCCGCCGTTTGA
- a CDS encoding NAD(P)/FAD-dependent oxidoreductase — MNGSRPRVIVVGAGFGGLAAARALARHPVHVTVIDRKNHHTFQPLLYQVATTVLSPGQIAYPIRRILRGRRNVDVILGAVTEIDVAARTVRLADRVLRYDYLIVATGARHSYFGHPEWEALAPGLKTVEDALEIRRRVLLAFELAERDAAIGGDPAGPGPAFVVIGGGPTGVELAGALADIARRALARDFSRIDPRDARIVLVEGGPRILPAFPEDLSRKAVEQLTRLGVEVRTSTIVTAVEPGVVRTRNEALPAAVALWAAGVTSSPLGTQLGQVDRAGRIRVATDLSLPHHPEVFIVGDLAAFGAEDGSPLPALAAVATQQGTVAAANVWRSVRGSPRATFRYADKGTLATIGRRAAVAQFGRLHVSGFAAWVMWLFVHLLLLVGFRNRLAVLSEWAWAYFTSERSARLITGSTSLPGGDPGTGRHSACGTGAP; from the coding sequence ATGAACGGATCCCGCCCCCGCGTGATCGTCGTCGGGGCCGGGTTCGGCGGCCTCGCCGCGGCCCGCGCGCTGGCGAGGCATCCGGTTCACGTTACCGTCATCGACCGGAAGAACCACCACACGTTCCAGCCGCTGTTGTACCAGGTCGCGACGACCGTGCTGTCGCCCGGCCAGATCGCCTACCCGATCCGGCGCATTCTGCGCGGGCGCCGGAACGTCGACGTGATCCTCGGTGCCGTCACCGAGATCGACGTGGCCGCGCGGACGGTCCGCCTCGCCGATCGTGTGTTGCGGTACGACTACCTCATCGTCGCCACGGGCGCGCGCCATTCGTACTTCGGGCATCCCGAGTGGGAAGCGCTGGCGCCGGGGCTCAAAACCGTGGAGGACGCACTTGAGATCAGACGCCGCGTCCTGCTGGCCTTTGAGCTCGCCGAGCGCGACGCCGCCATCGGCGGCGATCCAGCGGGTCCGGGACCGGCGTTCGTCGTCATCGGCGGCGGACCGACCGGCGTGGAGCTCGCCGGAGCCCTCGCGGACATCGCGCGGCGGGCGCTGGCACGGGACTTCTCGCGCATCGATCCCCGGGACGCGCGAATCGTGCTCGTCGAGGGCGGCCCGCGCATCCTCCCGGCTTTCCCGGAAGATCTGTCGCGGAAGGCGGTCGAGCAACTGACCCGGCTCGGCGTCGAGGTCCGCACGTCCACAATCGTGACGGCCGTCGAGCCCGGCGTGGTGCGAACGCGGAACGAGGCCCTCCCGGCGGCGGTCGCGCTGTGGGCCGCCGGCGTCACCTCGTCGCCGCTCGGCACGCAACTCGGGCAAGTGGATCGCGCGGGGCGCATTCGCGTGGCCACGGACCTCAGCCTGCCGCATCACCCGGAGGTCTTCATCGTCGGCGACCTCGCGGCGTTCGGCGCGGAAGACGGCTCTCCCCTGCCGGCCCTGGCCGCGGTCGCGACCCAGCAGGGCACGGTCGCGGCGGCCAACGTGTGGAGGAGCGTGCGCGGGAGTCCCCGGGCCACGTTCCGCTACGCCGACAAAGGCACCCTCGCCACGATCGGCCGCCGGGCCGCCGTCGCCCAATTCGGCCGGTTGCACGTATCGGGGTTCGCGGCGTGGGTGATGTGGCTGTTCGTCCACCTGTTGCTGCTCGTCGGCTTCCGCAACCGTCTCGCCGTGCTGTCCGAATGGGCGTGGGCCTACTTTACGAGCGAGCGCAGCGCGCGGTTGATCACGGGGAGCACGTCGCTGCCCGGAGGGGATCCCGGGACAGGACGACACAGCGCTTGCGGGACGGGGGCGCCGTGA
- a CDS encoding response regulator transcription factor — protein sequence MHLLLIEDDEALGDVVRRGLESYGYRVEWVRDGAEAYDIASAGAFDALILDLMLPNLDGLTLLRGLREAGIRTPVLCLTARSGVRDRVAGLDAGADDYVVKPFAFEELLARLRALLRRPQDLFVPEALVFGALRLEPAERQVTVEGRALDVPPREFDVLEYLLRHAGRVLSRDAILERVWGPGEAPRANVVDATVSRLRRRLRGSGWTGQIAAVPGHGYRIATADQRPTP from the coding sequence ATGCATCTCCTGTTGATCGAGGACGATGAGGCGCTCGGAGACGTGGTCCGTCGGGGGTTGGAGAGTTACGGGTACCGCGTGGAGTGGGTGCGGGACGGCGCCGAAGCCTACGACATCGCGAGCGCCGGAGCGTTCGATGCGTTGATCCTGGACCTGATGCTCCCGAACCTCGACGGCCTGACGCTGCTCCGCGGCCTGCGGGAAGCCGGGATCCGAACACCGGTCCTCTGTCTAACGGCGCGCAGCGGCGTGCGCGACCGGGTCGCCGGGCTCGACGCGGGCGCGGACGACTATGTCGTCAAACCCTTCGCGTTTGAAGAGCTGCTGGCGCGCCTCCGCGCGCTGCTGCGGCGACCCCAAGACTTGTTTGTCCCGGAGGCCTTGGTCTTCGGAGCCCTGCGCCTCGAGCCCGCGGAGCGGCAAGTCACGGTCGAGGGGCGGGCGCTGGACGTGCCGCCGAGAGAGTTCGACGTCCTGGAATATCTGTTGCGCCACGCCGGCCGGGTGTTGTCGCGGGACGCCATCCTGGAACGGGTCTGGGGGCCCGGCGAGGCGCCTCGGGCGAACGTGGTCGACGCGACGGTCTCCCGGCTCCGCCGCCGCCTTCGGGGCAGCGGCTGGACGGGACAGATTGCGGCGGTCCCCGGACACGGGTACCGCATCGCGACCGCGGACCAGCGCCCCACGCCGTGA
- a CDS encoding HAMP domain-containing sensor histidine kinase, giving the protein MSRLAPTFHLRLLRRSRWRVALLGALVVTGVLGALASGAYVTLKSATYARLYERLEIAAMRVSGIEGSQLYVVVDERGRPLVGIPQLEGSVASWEGFRIVTDPQVGAFAVLHVPIAGGGMQVIATPCQEEISVLREVLRVLTALTLTGGLVALPVGYALAGLALRPLDDAVRERSEFVALASHQLRTPLAVIKTSAELAQAGRGLSPDEALRTIAQQTQRIEALAARLTALGRAETDAKTQVALIDLSEVVQDVVTGLAAAAQQKGVTVGVEGEPAWIRVDRDAAADMITAIVENAIQFSPAGGTVSARVRAHGGHAIAEVEDRGPGIQPEELPLVTDPFYQGQRARGGYGLGLAIARAVAERHGGRLTIESVVGRGTTVRVSLPARPAPPGVAPA; this is encoded by the coding sequence GTGAGCCGCCTCGCGCCTACCTTTCATCTCCGGCTGCTCCGCCGAAGCCGGTGGCGCGTCGCCCTGCTGGGGGCGCTCGTGGTCACGGGGGTGCTCGGCGCCCTGGCGTCGGGCGCGTACGTGACGCTCAAGAGCGCTACCTACGCCCGCCTGTACGAGCGGTTGGAGATCGCGGCAATGCGCGTCTCGGGCATCGAGGGAAGCCAGCTCTACGTCGTGGTCGACGAGCGGGGCCGACCGCTGGTCGGGATTCCTCAGCTGGAAGGCTCGGTGGCGTCGTGGGAAGGGTTCCGGATCGTCACCGACCCTCAGGTGGGCGCGTTTGCGGTCCTCCATGTGCCGATCGCCGGCGGCGGCATGCAGGTGATCGCCACTCCCTGCCAGGAGGAGATCAGCGTGCTGCGCGAGGTGCTGCGGGTGCTGACCGCGCTGACGTTGACGGGGGGCCTCGTCGCCCTGCCCGTCGGGTATGCGCTCGCGGGCTTGGCCCTTCGACCGCTCGACGACGCGGTGCGGGAGCGCAGCGAGTTCGTGGCGCTGGCGTCCCATCAGCTCCGCACGCCGCTCGCCGTCATCAAGACGTCCGCGGAGCTGGCGCAGGCGGGACGGGGTCTCTCGCCCGATGAGGCGCTTCGCACGATTGCGCAGCAAACCCAGCGGATCGAGGCGCTGGCGGCGCGCCTCACCGCCCTCGGCCGCGCTGAAACAGACGCGAAAACCCAGGTCGCGCTGATCGATCTCAGCGAAGTCGTACAGGACGTGGTGACAGGTCTTGCGGCGGCGGCGCAGCAGAAGGGCGTCACGGTCGGCGTCGAGGGTGAACCGGCGTGGATCCGCGTGGACCGCGACGCCGCCGCCGACATGATCACGGCGATCGTCGAGAACGCGATCCAGTTCTCGCCGGCAGGCGGGACCGTCTCGGCGCGCGTCCGCGCGCATGGCGGACACGCCATCGCCGAGGTCGAGGACCGCGGGCCCGGGATTCAACCGGAGGAGTTGCCCCTGGTGACGGACCCATTCTATCAAGGCCAACGGGCCCGCGGCGGCTATGGGCTGGGGTTGGCGATCGCACGAGCGGTCGCAGAGCGGCACGGCGGACGGCTCACGATCGAAAGCGTCGTGGGCCGGGGGACCACCGTGCGAGTGTCGCTTCCCGCCCGACCGGCCCCGCCCGGTGTTGCGCCCGCGTAG
- a CDS encoding tyrosine-type recombinase/integrase produces the protein MPQMARSRPRVLPADREARPRPQLPTARPPATVSVFGIARRRGIHNLRHAHGSYLLQRGVSIKVVQARLGHASAQFTLGTYAHVLPGMQEPAAREPSGERVNRLHLHCTSRRTEARHGNSWKIRAGAS, from the coding sequence ATGCCCCAAATGGCACGATCTCGGCCTCGTGTTTTGCCAGCCGACCGGGAAGCCCGCCCGCGTCCACAACTTCCGACTGCGCGACCTCCAGCCACTGTGTCGGTGTTTGGGATTGCCCGACGGCGCGGGATTCACAACCTCCGCCACGCCCACGGGTCCTATCTCCTACAGCGGGGCGTCAGCATCAAGGTGGTGCAGGCGCGGCTCGGGCACGCCTCGGCCCAGTTCACGCTCGGCACCTACGCGCACGTGCTCCCGGGGATGCAGGAGCCGGCGGCGCGGGAGCCGAGCGGTGAGCGCGTCAATAGGCTACACCTCCATTGCACCTCCCGCAGAACGGAGGCAAGACACGGGAACTCGTGGAAAATAAGGGCGGGCGCATCTTAG
- a CDS encoding OsmC family protein gives MAQTTVHVRNIRGASAAVGWTGHRTVTVDRAEQAGGMGLGFNGGELLLLAIGACYTNDLYREAAKQQLTIQSVQVDVDADWSGDPVRAQNVSFSVKVEARASEREILDLITHTNRVAEIHNSLRMGTAVELGKTEAISVR, from the coding sequence ATGGCCCAGACGACTGTTCACGTACGAAATATTCGCGGGGCTTCGGCGGCGGTTGGCTGGACCGGACATCGCACGGTTACGGTAGACCGAGCCGAGCAAGCAGGCGGGATGGGCCTCGGGTTCAACGGCGGCGAGTTATTATTGTTAGCCATTGGAGCATGTTACACAAACGACCTGTACCGCGAAGCGGCGAAGCAGCAGCTCACGATCCAAAGCGTGCAGGTGGATGTGGATGCTGATTGGAGTGGCGATCCTGTTCGGGCGCAGAATGTGTCTTTCTCCGTGAAAGTCGAAGCCCGTGCCAGCGAGCGGGAAATCCTCGATCTGATCACCCACACCAATCGAGTCGCAGAAATCCATAATTCTCTTAGAATGGGCACAGCTGTTGAACTCGGCAAGACAGAAGCAATCTCAGTCAGGTAA
- a CDS encoding ATP-grasp fold amidoligase family protein codes for MPEPALIALAALRGHKRTFGVYPNLISPKTFSEKVLYRLIFDRRPLLITLQDKYAVRDYVRDRIGEHMLPRLYWVTKTPADIPFDDLPDKFVVKATHGSGWVHLVPDKARLDRRDLLDRCTCWLRWNYYNYAREWAYKHIEPRIIVEEFISDGRGPAPVDYKFYVFGGKVHLIYAIIGRFIDVRNNGYTRSWDRIEMKTRGKSIDQPMPRPPHLDEMLEYAERLGDGLDFLRVDLYDAGKVYFGEMTLYPSAGGEFFDPKWNRYFGELWNLRVRSLRRDKSDSVISTSPQGPHRHRS; via the coding sequence GTGCCCGAGCCTGCGCTCATCGCGCTTGCCGCCCTGCGCGGGCACAAGCGGACATTCGGTGTGTATCCGAATCTCATCTCTCCGAAGACATTCAGCGAAAAGGTGCTGTACCGCTTGATCTTTGATCGACGACCGCTGTTGATTACGCTGCAAGACAAGTACGCAGTGCGCGACTACGTCCGGGACAGAATCGGGGAACACATGTTGCCACGACTCTACTGGGTAACCAAGACGCCGGCGGACATTCCGTTCGACGATCTTCCGGACAAATTCGTGGTGAAGGCCACGCACGGCAGTGGTTGGGTCCATCTCGTTCCCGACAAGGCACGCCTTGACCGGCGCGACCTCCTGGATAGATGTACATGCTGGCTGCGATGGAACTATTACAATTACGCACGGGAGTGGGCGTACAAACATATCGAACCCCGGATCATCGTAGAGGAGTTTATCAGCGACGGTAGGGGGCCGGCCCCTGTGGACTACAAGTTCTACGTTTTTGGCGGCAAAGTTCACTTGATCTATGCGATCATCGGGAGATTCATTGACGTTCGAAACAATGGGTACACGCGCTCCTGGGATCGAATCGAGATGAAGACGCGGGGGAAATCAATCGACCAGCCGATGCCACGCCCACCCCATCTCGATGAGATGCTCGAGTACGCTGAGAGACTCGGTGACGGGCTCGACTTTCTCCGCGTGGACCTCTACGACGCCGGCAAAGTGTATTTCGGGGAAATGACATTGTATCCGAGCGCGGGCGGTGAGTTCTTCGACCCAAAGTGGAATCGTTATTTTGGCGAGCTATGGAATCTTCGGGTTCGTTCGCTTCGTCGCGACAAGTCCGATAGTGTAATCTCGACGAGTCCTCAAGGACCGCATCGGCACCGCAGCTGA
- the mscL gene encoding large-conductance mechanosensitive channel protein MscL, which translates to MLKEFREFIMRGNVVDMAVGIVIGVAFGQIVTSLVNDIIMPPIGLLLHGVDFTNLFVPLRGGPYASLAAAKAAGAPTINYGIFINTIIGFLILAFVIFLMLRQINRMRRPAPTTVPTTRECPFCLSAVPLKASRCAYCTSELRPA; encoded by the coding sequence ATGCTAAAGGAGTTTCGCGAGTTCATCATGCGCGGCAACGTGGTGGATATGGCGGTGGGGATCGTGATCGGCGTGGCGTTCGGCCAGATCGTCACGTCCCTGGTAAATGATATCATCATGCCGCCAATCGGGCTCCTGCTCCATGGGGTCGACTTTACCAATTTGTTCGTGCCGCTGCGTGGGGGGCCGTACGCCTCGCTCGCCGCTGCGAAAGCCGCGGGCGCCCCCACGATCAACTACGGAATTTTCATCAACACGATCATCGGCTTCTTGATCCTGGCATTCGTGATCTTCCTGATGCTTCGCCAGATCAACAGGATGCGGCGACCCGCACCCACAACAGTCCCCACGACGCGTGAGTGTCCTTTCTGTCTCTCCGCGGTCCCGCTCAAGGCAAGCCGCTGTGCGTACTGCACGTCGGAGTTGCGTCCAGCGTAG
- a CDS encoding GlsB/YeaQ/YmgE family stress response membrane protein: protein MSILAWIVVGIIAGWLARMVVPGEGPGGLIGDLVIGIVGALLGGWIFRQLGHAGVTGLNIGSIVVAFIGGVILLLIIRAVSGKRARA from the coding sequence GTGAGTATTCTCGCGTGGATTGTCGTCGGCATTATAGCGGGATGGCTTGCGAGAATGGTCGTGCCAGGTGAGGGCCCCGGTGGCCTCATCGGTGACCTCGTGATCGGCATCGTTGGAGCCCTTCTTGGCGGATGGATCTTTAGACAGTTGGGGCATGCCGGCGTGACTGGGCTCAACATCGGTTCCATCGTCGTGGCTTTCATCGGTGGCGTGATCCTGTTGCTGATCATCCGCGCGGTCTCGGGGAAACGGGCCAGGGCCTAG